TTTGTTTGGGCACTCACAGGTTTTCGGGGCTCCTCCACCTCTCTGATGCTGAGGTTCTCCAGTGGAATAATTCCACGTGGTTCCTTGTCCTGTAGGcaggagaaaaaaacattaaaatgcaaaatgcagAATGCAACCAAGTGTGCCAAATCCTGTCTACCTtactgcaaagttcagctccaaccctgatcaaacacaactGAACCAACTAAGATCTTCTGGAGCACTTGATGAGCACAGACAGGTGTTGGAtcagggttggaactgaactctGTAGGTACGCAGATCTCCAGAACAGGACTGGTACCCCTGGTGTACAGTAAACCACAGAAAGCATCTACTTAACaacataacaataacaaaaacggCCCCTTACTGTTGTGTACTCAAAATAGTACAGGCAGTTGTCGGTCAGAATAAACCATCTCCTCTTCCACGTTTTTACACGTCCACCTGCAAAGACAATTAAACAGAAGTGGCAAACCATCAAACAGAAATTAAACAAGGCCAGTGGCCCAATTTCTGAGCAGTAGATGACTAGCGCCCGTGCAACAATAACATACAGctcctgtttctcatttcagGATCAAGATCTTCTGGTgtaacacttatttatttgcaaatgacTTTGCCAGGTTTAGTTCTGCATAGTCACAGTGTAAGACATTTTCAAGTTGTTCAGTGTTATAATATTGTCTCCTGTCTCATTTTAACAAGTCTCTGTAAACTATGAATTGGTTGAATTCCTGAAGAGATTGAGATTGTCCTAAAATACCAGCCTCAGCCCTTGTGGTCCTTATTTGAGTGACTTAAAAAACAAATTCATCTCCAGTGCAAGCTCTGCAAAAGGACACACTGAAGACATGAAGAGGCAATCAGGATCTCTCTTCCGATTCGTGACAAATAAGATACTATGATCTAGTGGACTTCATGGACACTTGCAATTGAAGGCCACAAGTCTACACAAAGCACACCATTTAAGACAGATGTGGCCTGTGGCACCTCAGaacaacgctctgtttgttggaGCAGTTGGATATGTCAGTGGTGTAAGTTTGGGCAGGACTACATATGTTTCCTACAACAATGAGAGATGGCAGACCAATATGAAACTCTTTTGGAAGCCTTGCTCAGACTCTCAGTCCAAATCTGATTATTTGTGTATCCGGTTGGAATCTTTTTTAAATGACTGACTGTCCACACTGTGTATCACAACTGTTCAGAGCCGATTTGTGTGTTCCTTGGCGCTCTTTACTGAATATTTGCATTGGTTTCTATGGAAATGACACTGCATTGCTATGCCTACcctacaaaaacaacaataacagcaaTACAGTTTGCAATACAAGATGTTGTCTTACAACATGATGACAGGTTGCTGTCGTGTTGGATTATATTATGAGGCTGTGGCAGAGTAGGATTCGTATAGGATTGCAAAGCACATATGAATGTAGCTTGAAACGGATTTGTAAAAATCGGATTCAGTGTGATTTAGTCTGTTTAGTGCTGTTCACACTTGCTACATATGATCAGATTCCAATCGGATATGCACAAAACTTGGTTTTGGACTGACAGTCTGAAcagggttttattatttttgcaattttagaTGGATCGCCTGTGTTGCCTCTAACATTATCTTCAAGGACTTCAAGACTTATTCCACATGGGGATTCTCCTGAATCTTTCAGAAAACAACACAGCTCAAATCTGTGAATTCTTGACTGCTCTGCCACAGAGCACTAGCCAAGCACAAAGGCCAGTGCACAACTCCAACTCGATTTCATCTCTGGACCACAACAAGCGAAAGCAGAAATGTCTGGGAGCAATGCTACGACGGTGAGAGAAGTTATTTGAGACAGATGTCAAAGAGACTTTGGATCACAGTGCTACCCTTATTTGGTTTATTCTTCAGAAACAGTTGTGCGGAAGAAAAAGAAGACGGATCTTATAAGAGTGTTCTAGATTGCCTTTTTTGACTCGTGGCGAATGGAAAATGATACACTGATATAGACATGCAAAGCACCCCCGCACACTGCATGTTCTCATAtacattaaaggaacactccgactttttgggactttagcttattcacagtatcccccagagttagataagtccatacatacctttttcatttatgtgcgttctgtaagtgttatttgacgcacccaccgctagcctagcttagcacaaagactggatgtaaatggatactggtagcatagtaatcccaataagtgacaaaataatgcaaacattttcctatttacatgttgtgatctgtatagtcactgcgtgtacaaataacaaatctatatgagacagagaccatttttaatcgtataaatactgggaactatattctcactaggcgtaggagcacagctaacgttacttgggcggagtgattagcgcagcacacgacaccgtaaacaaaacaaacgtgactaactagctagacgtgactcgtgatcatggcttactttgaggaattgtcagactcagaggaattttactgtgtatcaaaccaagatccagaaccatatagttttgagccagaatacacagacgaggagttacaaactttggaagctgtaagacgaagggagaatcagaacgaacacggactggtggtgtaaatgtggaacatgacaacctatgccgacagaaaccgagtgcttttgttgtaatgaatgggaccgggtattgccatcaatgtcaaggcttgatgacaatcaaaatatcggaagatttctctgccctaatacacccggcagttgtcttttttttcccattgtgacaagatcaactggaagaaacgccccatgccgagtgaacctaatggtcagctgtccaccaagtaagtgattttgttataatgatcattcatagttcaataaaattgtagtatagccattgcatacagtgtgtcacaataataacaattaaaggggatacacggatcccccattcacgtaatagtgtcactagtaaggttatattacattagcatggcactgttacagtatggctaatgttagccatctcaaaacataacggaacactgaCCGCAgaaacaggtgatccaatttgtcctgtctttattatcgatgggatggctgtatcctttagcacgtttcatggtccgtgtggcaacttgcattttttcaaaatagtcgtctacagtaaaatgttcagagcaaacgaaatactttgtgatggtgtttacagccaggtgtgtttggatctatttccagagcaagtagccatcgattcatcaggtcagcgtttgtggttggaattctatgaaacatcatagtatttacctggtctcccctgtttattgtcgcagttctttacaatacagcgaacacccatgattgtacactataaatctactatctagtaattgctgactctattactccaactctgagcgaactctcttctcctcaccacggcgcgtctcgggtgctgcgctaatcactccgcccaagtagccactccgcccaagtaacgttagctgtgctcctacgcctagtgagaatatagttcccagtatttatacgattaaaaatgctctctgtctcatatagccttgttatttgtacacgctgtgactatacagatcacaacatgtaaataggaaaatgtttgcattattttgtcacttattgggattactatgctaccagtatccatttacatccagtctttgtgctaagctaggctagcggtgggtgcgtcaaataacacttacagaacgcacagaaatgaaaaaggtatgtatggacttatctaactctgggggatactgtgaataagctaaagtcccaaaaagtcggagtgttcctttaaagcctCTGACTCATCTGCAGTCCTATCTTTCCTCTTCTGTATTCTAGAGCGAGCCGCACTCTTCTGTTCTGTTTCTGCCTGCAATAAGATGGTGTATCCAGCACAGCGCTGCCGCAGGCTTATCTACCCCCTCTCCTGACTCCAACATCTCCAACCCACATATGCTGAACACAACGAAAACACATGGAATACAGAGAGATTAGAGTCGTGCTATCTGTAGTTCCCTACTTGCAATTCTATTCCCCTGTCTCTGATGTTCATCTGAATGACGCCGCCTCTGTCACAAAGGATGGCGGCATGAGAGACATTCAAAGCAGCAGAGCAGCTCATGGCAATGAAGGCCACTCACAGATGGGAAATGAGGGTCGTCTTTAGTGGGAGAGATCACAAGTGATGTTTCAAGGGTTGAGGGACAATGAGACAATCCCAATGACTCTATTAACACATGCAAGCTTCTGTTAGTTCCTGGCCTACAGGGCAAAGATCAGGGTACTTTCATTTGGACAATACATACAGATTTACAATGTGTTCCAACTTATCATTCACCCTCCATCCATCTGGACCATCCACTGTAACATGGCATCTGTCCGTGAATAAAACTATTGGAAAATTAGTCTTTGTGTATTTCTACACCCACTGTAAGAGTCGTGGGACTCCAGAGACaccagcagcttcaaaaacatgcTTGCTGCTCAACAGTGGCCTGGTTTTCCATTTACCTGAGAAGACCTGGCAAACTATTTAACAAACCAGTTACCTAAAAAAAAAGACTCTTTCTTTGAAAATCTCAAatctaaatttttattttactgaaatCCTACTTATATGTCACTTGCATAATAATTTGGAACACAGTGTATGAGATATAGTTTACTTAATACACATTACccttttgtgacaacatgccccaataGCATGTTGTCACATTATATGGGGTAAACTGTCACATACCATCATGTCATCAGATTTCAAATGTTATGAAATCACGAAatatcaaaaaaaagaaaaaagttctaGTTTGCTCCATGACAAATTGTTTGTGATGTTCCTCATCTggaagtcattttggataaaaatgtctttatgaatTCATAACATTTAACTGGTACATGCAACTTGCTCTGAGCTGATATAAATTTATGAAGAATCTCGTCAAAACCTTATAGTTTAAAAGACTTTGTGACAACTTCCCTGTGATAACAGAAATCATTACTGCTGATATTAttaacagaaaatgtatatagataCCGAACTTATGGTCACATTATTTGATTATTTCTTAACATTATTGAGTTATACAGAATACTTCAATAAAGTTAACCTAtaaatttattgtttattgttaatcAGTTTTTACAGATTTGAGCAATAATGTTTTGGTGATTATTTTCCAAATACTCTGGATCTAAGGTGGGAAAATGATTTTTGGAAGTAGTTCagtagtttttttaattaaatcaaacaaacaaatacataatgatacgtaaaaaaaacaaaaaacaagcgtGTCTCAAGCAAATGCATTCATATCAACTGTTCTCAAGtaaatatatgtttgtttttttatctaattttttCGTTACATTTCCTCAGTCGAGTACAATCATTTTCAGTGTACATTCCCACAAATCCAACCGGGATATTTTTAGTAAGGAAAACCATAATTATTTGAGTGGAAAAAGCTCCTCGTATGTTGGGGACACATAAGGATTATGTTGGTGTCATGTGTACCATACAATGTATTTAGGACTCCTGGGACATTACATAGTAAACAAGGAATTTGTGTGTCCTGAGCCAAACAGTACAGCTGAGGTGTGACGCTAAATCAGACCATGTGCACTaaactgacctctgaccccagcagCAGCCAGTCTGGGAAGAGAATCTTAACAATATACATATCCTTACAGACAGGAAGTAGAAAGGCCTTGAATGGCAGTCAGGAAAGGATCAAATGAAGGTTACAGGAGATGAAAAGAGGCATGATGGGTTAGATCTGTCCTGGTTACGTACCTCCTGTAGAGACGGTCAGTCAGAGGACAGAAAATGAGGGCAAAGGTCAAAGGGCAAAGTGTGTAAGGAAAACAAGAAGGAATGTTCAACATCAATACATGACAAACAAAGCAGCACAACAacatacaaatacacatttaGGACAGAAGTGACACACATAATGTTAGGAGATGAGAGACGGGACATCAGAAACACAAAAACTACTGTCATTTGATGCTTGACAAACAAGTAAAAGAGACACATACAAATGAAACACAGCAACTACAAAACATGGATTCATTTGTGGATCCCTCTAATAAAACTAATTTTGTATAGTCAAGCTGATGATACACAGTGCAACTTTGGGCAATGTTGCCGTCAATGTGCTAAAGCTATGTTTGCCTACAGCGGTGTTGTCAAAAATGGAAACgttttttccttgtgtttttaaaaagtttcatatATACACGACAACATTTTAAAAACGATTCACGCTTACACATATCTGCTAAAAAGGGCCAAAAACACTGTATTACATACGCCAGGTCAATAGTTGGCGCTGTCgccttgttagtaaacagtacctgtagggaagtgatgATTAGATGTTGTATATGTTGCGTCTCCGCTGTTGGTTgcaatattggtgaagtaaatcctcactttgctgaagaagcgttagcaaactcttAGGGACTACAAAACTACCATgtactccgccattgttgtgtatgtttgttcgtgcttgcctttaaaatcggcACGTACTGCACATGTCTATATATCTAACACTACGTCTGCCACTACGTCCCATTTTGGGTGTTTATATGGAAATGATAACGGTGCCGTTTTCAAAAACCTGTGTTTTCAGTCACCAAAACGAACAGACAAAACGCATAAAAAGTTTCCCATTTGTGGCTGAAAACAAGTCATGTAAACAGCCCCTAAAGTATCCAGATACTTGTTATCCATTTTCAATGGGgaagtgctcaagaaacattgctcAAAACAGTTGCCCCGTGTATAATCAGCCTCAGACATTGAACTATCGGCATGAAGTCTGGTCCACATTGGAGCTTATTCAATAGCTGTACACTATAAGAcagtaaaatgaataaaacatctaaacgacaagtcaagtcaccaatcatagatttgtttttaaatgccaTTTAAACGTGGGTTAATCTGaagtgttttttaaataatgatacaGTCATTAGCAGTCTCTGCGAGGTTTTGTACAGAAAATGCCACAAAGAAATAGCTTGTATACACTTACTGCCTGTCCAAAGTACACTATTTCACTCAGAAACATAGCTTAACACAGAagtttatggtaacactttattttaaggaccaattctcactattaactagttgcatattgcaacatattaacatattactagcatattggctgtttattagtacttatgaagTGCATATTAATGACTTatactaccttactaactaataataagcagcaaattaggagtttattgaggtaaAAGTCTCAGTCAATAGTAAGTTAATAGTgagtccctaaactaaagtgtggcCCAGTTTACTTTCTAAGTGCAAAATCACACTCGAACAATATTTATCAATGCTCAAAAATCCTTTCAGATCTTTTAAAGATTTGTTAATAGTAAActgccaaaaatacaaaatagagtAACTATTTTCCCCCTTAGAAACACTCATTGTGCCACCTATAAACAGGCggactgaaaaaagaaaagaaaagttgtgTAACGTTCTTCAATCAGATTAAAGAGCAAACTCAATAGTAACAGCAAAAAAACCACTGCATTCTGCTTTCACCTTATTCTTGTCTCCTTACAGTACGTTTCCCTGCTGAACAGCACACTGTTCATTAGTGGCACTACATCTATTCACTCTGTCAGGTGCTCTGTCCCTGTGAAACTGCATACATCTGCTGAAGGAATCCCTCACAGTGATGTGAAAAACCCATTAGGATGTTAATGAGCAGCACTGTGTTCACAGCTTTCCCTGACACCACCTCCAGGCTCCAAACAAACCGCGGTGTAAAACAACATCTCGGTAGAAAATCTCAGGCGAAGTGACTGTAAGAGTCTGGTTCTGACCTAACTTCAGCAGCCAGCCCTCTCGGTCCGGGTTGAAGAACGTGTGTGTCAGGTCGTTGCCATCATCTTCAGGGATTTTGAAGGGCTCGCTCTTGATGCTCTCGTACAGGTTCTGCAAGAGAGAAGGGACATTAGTGCTCTTAATGCACGCGGAAGAGCACATTCACATGCCTGCATCGGTGAAATATTTCAAACAGCTGCTGTATGACAAATGATCGTTTCAGAGGTTTCAAGTCAGTCATATGGAAAGTGGACCGAATGAGACTGGAAGAAGAACGAGATGAGTAAATAAAGTTCTCACAGTTAGTATTAGTAGAGCGTTTTAGCTAAGATGGATGGGACTCGACTGAGCTGGTTACCAATGTTTAAAACACAGTTCTGGCCAGCAAACTAGGCTTTTCCAGTAGAAAGAAGAGATTCTTATAGAATTCATTATAGCCTATAATTTCAGCACAGGCAAACAGAGATCCAGTGTGGAGCTGTTACCCGGAGCAGATCTTCTGGCAGGTCTCCTCCTTCATTAATGCCTCGGTTCATGGAGATGAAACGCTCCACTGCGGGTTTGTCCCGGACGTTGGGATTGTGAAGACTGGTGTTTAACATGATGATGGAAAAGGACAGGACATAACATGTGTCTGTGAAGACAAAACAGATACATAACTACACATACCACAAAAGTCATTGCACAGGTTTGGAATCTTTAAGACTTATATCTTATACTCTCCAATGctacatttgtttgatcaaaagtacaataaaaacagtaatattattacaaaccGTTTTctttgtaatgtaatttattcctgtgaattttcagcatcattaccccagtctacagtgtcacatgagccttcagaaatcattctgatattctaatggttattataattatcatctctgaatgctgttttttatttatttaggctgATTTGTCTTACCTAACatgttgtgttccctgggaatcgaacccacaaccttgtgttgctaatgcaatgctctaccgcttgagccacaggaacacgattaatatacaattatcataaaatgataaaaaaaaattctaaattatccGCTGTGATCAGATAACTTGTTTATAagataaacaaagaaaaacatgttaacttaaatgtcatatttaataaTATGGCGTTATGCACACCAAAATGATGGTGCCATTAAACCAGATgtgcttattattatttaggtaatTAGCACGATTTAGGAAGATTTTTCTTTGAAATGTTGCTCCAGCAAACTATGACTGATCTAAAAGTGAAACCTTGATGCTAATTCCCGCCATAGCAGGCATGCAACAAAATAGTTTTCTGACTAACTTCTCTCAATGAAAGCAAGGTTTGTATTAGTGTGGATGCTGGCCGGTCTGCACATGTCTGACCTGTGGACTGAAAGACGCCGGGGTTGCACTGGCAGTACCGGGACGCAAACGCCTCCATCATTCTGTCGATCTTCTGGGCCTCACCAGGAAGCCTGAAACTCCAGAGAAACTGCCTGTGTGGGGACAGCAAACCCATCATTAAATTATTCATGAGTGAATCTCGATAAGTACAGGTCACATTTActctaaataacatttttatcttattattatttttatttttaatttttttggcagtACCATAAATTATCCATTATGTATAAAtactttacaatttaatttatttacagttcCTTTTATATTACAGTAATTAGTATCTTGGCATTGCATAAGAGATTAATTTgacttgtcatgaaaataaaataaataaataaatatatatatatatatttatctgatTTATCTATATTTGTCTGATCttctgattttggggtgaaatattaaTCAGACACTGATAAATGATATTAATGCAATAAGTCTAAGCAAAACGTCTTCTATATTTGACTGTGTCTAGAAATGATGCAGTGTTTGGGGAAGAACGAGAAGCTTCTCCCACCTCAGCGCCTGAACGAGGTTGAGGTCGGAAAATTCATGGAGCTCTACGAAAGCCTGGAGCACTTTGATGTTGAAATCATCCCTACGAGAACAcaaccaccacacacagaagaaaCAGTTACTTTCTGCAAAGAAAGATCGATTGCTTGTCTTTAAAAAAGTCGAGTTTTAAGATCTTTTGAGATGTCCGGCAGCATTTGAAGGCTGTTTGGTATGCTTGTGTCTATAGCTATGCTTCATGAAATCACATTGGAGAGGTGGTCCATTTCCTTCAGAGGCCCACGTTGCGTTTCACTGCTGCTGATTTGCTCACTAAACCCAGAAAATCAATTTTCACAGGATTTTTGGGATGAATCCGGCACATATCTGAATCAGGACATTCAAAGGCAAAAACTACAGGATTGAAGTAAAGGGTTACCGTTCCCCCAAGTAATCCCCGATAACAGTTTTGTTCAAGCCTTCGCCTTTATAGAGGAACTGAGCGATGTCTTCAGGGGTCTGTTGCAGGAGGTCGTTCTCCAGCAGAAACTGGATCCCCTACAAGGaattttattaagaaaataattttatgatcAGCCATATAAATGTCAGGGAAATTATGTGGAAAATATCCAAATGTGTTGCCAGTATGTCAGGGAAAATGTCACAATGTTGATCACTCGGTAcaaatactacaaaaaaaaaaaaaaaaattaaaggcttttaaaaaaacattcaaatactaAGAAACTAATGAGAATTTAGGGTCTGTGAAGACAGTTTGGGTTATCACAGAATAGgtaataaaaatgaaacttaCTTTTTTGGGGTCCAtgttgaatttctttcttcccattgcaatttgtttgtttctctgtgttgttTTGCTGCAAATAGAAGTAAATATGTCTTAACAAATATCCCCTAATAAGAATAAAGGCGGATTAAAAAACATCTTGTATGATTTGCCTGCAAATACAAAGGTGGCTAAacacttttaaaagttttaaacagTCCTGCTTATGCTCTCAAGGTGTTGATTTATGAGCCTTATCTTGATATATATTTCTCTTATTTTAATTTCCCAGGTCCACTTATAATTCATCTGAACTATTTTGTCATGTTTCTCATGTTTCTCACATAATGGCCatcaatcaaaagaaaaaaaaatccatacccTTCACTCTTAAATCTTTGTTTATTGAACACTTGGGTATTTCTAAATGTTAACTATTAGTAATCCTAGCTCTGTTTAGCACAGTTCTGCATGCTTATTGCATTCCGCAGATTTTCCTAAAAAACTGGTGTGGAAAATGTGAATATAATCCTATGGGCCTACTCAGGTCTTGTGGGTTTTCAGTAGGGTCAAATATAGTTTCAACACAAAGAGtacatatcttgcaattctgattttataacaagcaaattgcgagatataaactcgcaattctgactttttttctcgcaattgcgagttataaagtcaaaattgggAGATATGAACTCTTTGGGAAGGATGCAACAtttgagacaccaatgtgtctctgagcaagacacttaacccctagttgctccagaggcgtgcgacctctgacatatatagcaattgtaagtcgctttggataaaagcttcagctaaatgaataaatttgatATTAACGGCTAAGGTTTGTTTCTAGCAATATCACGTCTCATTTCAATTGTgggtttatatcatgcaattctgactttataagtcgcaattctgacttttttgagtttatatcacaaaattcagaggaaaaaagtcagaattgcgagttaacATCACCATTcccagaaaaaaagtcagaattgcgagtttatatcacatagttcgagaaaaaagtcagaattgcgagtttctATCACATAGTtcagagaaaaaagtctgaattgcgagtttatatcacatagtTCCGTGAAAAATGTCTGAATTGCGAGTTTGTATCGCATAGATCAGAGAAAAAAGactgaattgcaagtttatatcacatagttcagagaaaaaagtctgaattgcgagtttatatcagaTAGTTCTGTGAAAAATGtctgaattgcgagtttatatcagaTAGTTCTGTGAAAAATGTCTGAATTGCGAGTTTGTATCACATAGATCAGAGAAAAAAGactgaattgcgagtttatatcacatagttcagagaaaaaagtctgaattgcgagtttatatcacatagttccgtgaaaaatgtctgaattgtgagttTGTATCGCATAGAtccgagaaaaaagtcagaattgcgagtttatatcgcATAGTTacgagaaaaaagtctgaattgcgagattATATCACATAGTTCCGAGAAAAAAGactgaattgcgagtttatatcacatagttcagagaaaaaagactgaattgcgagtttatatcacatagttcagagaaaaaagtctgaattgcgagtttatatcacatagtTCCATGAAAAATGTCTGAATTGCGAGTTTGTATCGCATAGAtccgagaaaaaagtcagaattgcgagtttatattgcATAGTTacgagaaaaaagtctgaattgcgagtttatatcacatagttccgagaaaaaagactgaattgcgagtttatataaCATAGTTCAGAGataaaagtctgaattgcgagtttatatcacatagtTCAGAGAAAAGAGTCTGATTTGCGAGTTTGTATCGCATAGTTCCGAGAAAAAAGACTGAATTGGTTGTTTATATCGCATAGTTCAGAgaaaaatgtctgaattgtgagtttatatcacatagtTCCGAGAAAATAGtctgaattgcgagtttatatcacataatttagaaaaaaagtctgaattgtgagtttatatcacatagttcagagaaaaaagtctgaattgtgagtttatatcacatagttctgagaaaaaagtctgaattgcgagtttatatcacatagttctgagaaaaaagtcagaattgcgagtttatatcacatagttctgagtaaaaagtcagaattgcgagtttatatcacatagttctgagaaaaaagtcagaattgcgagtttatatcacatggttctgagaaaaaagtctgaattacgAGTGTTCCAAGAAAAATGTCTGAATTGCAAGTATATATCACATAGTTCTGAGAAAAATGtctgaattgcgagtttatatcacatagttccgagtaaaaagtcagaattgcgagtttatatcacatagttctgagaaaaaagtcagaattgcgagtttatatcgcATAGTTccgagaaaaaagtctgaattgtgagtttatatcacatagtTCAGAGAAAAAAGTCTGAGTTGAGAGTTTATATCACATAGTTCCGAGAAAAAAGTctcaattgcgagtttatatcatgcaattctgactttataactcgcaattctgacttttttgagtttatatcacaaaattcagaggaaaaaagtcagaattgcaagttaaCATCACCATTcccagaaaaaaagtcagaattgcgagtttatatcacatagttcgagaaaaaagtcagaattgcgagtttatatcacatagtTCAGAGAAAAAAGCCTGAATTGCGAGATTGTATCGCATAGTTCCGTgaaaaatgtctgaattgtgagtttataatcGCATAGAtccgagaaaaaagtcagaattgcgagtttatatcacatagtTCCGAGGA
The sequence above is a segment of the Carassius carassius chromosome 9, fCarCar2.1, whole genome shotgun sequence genome. Coding sequences within it:
- the LOC132148790 gene encoding cytohesin-3 isoform X2; translation: MEEDNQVPEDLSLEEKDELYNIRRRKKELLDDIERLKFEIAEVMTEIEQLTCVGESKTTQRNKQIAMGRKKFNMDPKKGIQFLLENDLLQQTPEDIAQFLYKGEGLNKTVIGDYLGERDDFNIKVLQAFVELHEFSDLNLVQALRQFLWSFRLPGEAQKIDRMMEAFASRYCQCNPGVFQSTDTCYVLSFSIIMLNTSLHNPNVRDKPAVERFISMNRGINEGGDLPEDLLRNLYESIKSEPFKIPEDDGNDLTHTFFNPDREGWLLKLGGRVKTWKRRWFILTDNCLYYFEYTTDKEPRGIIPLENLSIREVEEPRKPNCFELYNPNHKGQVIKACKTEADGRVVEGNHVVYRISAPTPEEKEEWIKSIKASISRDPFYDMLATRKRRIANKK
- the LOC132148790 gene encoding cytohesin-3 isoform X1 yields the protein MTTMLHKEQLIWEESDVPEDLSLEEKDELYNIRRRKKELLDDIERLKFEIAEVMTEIEQLTCVGESKTTQRNKQIAMGRKKFNMDPKKGIQFLLENDLLQQTPEDIAQFLYKGEGLNKTVIGDYLGERDDFNIKVLQAFVELHEFSDLNLVQALRQFLWSFRLPGEAQKIDRMMEAFASRYCQCNPGVFQSTDTCYVLSFSIIMLNTSLHNPNVRDKPAVERFISMNRGINEGGDLPEDLLRNLYESIKSEPFKIPEDDGNDLTHTFFNPDREGWLLKLGGRVKTWKRRWFILTDNCLYYFEYTTDKEPRGIIPLENLSIREVEEPRKPNCFELYNPNHKGQVIKACKTEADGRVVEGNHVVYRISAPTPEEKEEWIKSIKASISRDPFYDMLATRKRRIANKK